The sequence GGTTCTTCTTTCAACGTGACTGATCGCACGGCTGCTTTAAAAGAAAGCATTCGAATCCTTAAGCCAAACGGTTGGTTTGCCTGTATGTGGAATCACCGTGATTTAAAAGATCCTATTCAATCTAAAATTGAATCCATTATTAAATCAGTCATCTCAGATTATGATTACGGCACACGTCGCGCTGATCAAACTGATTTTTTAAATGAGAGCGGCATGCTGAGAGAATTGCATAAAGTTGAAGGTCGCGTACTACACACACAATCTGTAGAAGATTGCCTAGAAGCTTGGCGCTCTCACGCAACATTACACCGTCAAGCGGGTCCTAAATTTAAGCTCATCATTGAAAAAATCAGTGAAGCCCTTGACCAAACAAAACTCTCAAAAATTCAAATTCCCTACACAACCAATATCTGGGTTGCTCAAGTAAAATAATTAATTTTCCAACATTTTTATAAGCTACTTCGGATTCAACTCGCGATCACAGTATTTGTGTTCATTTTCGTACACAAAACGGTAATAGCGTTCCATGACTGGCTCGAATTCACGATTGTCATAGGGAAGTTTTGTTTCTGGTGGTTTATATTGCCCATCAAAGTAGCTCCAGATGTAATGATCATTGGGAACTTGCACAACATGATACTGATAGAGATTGGCGTAGCTTTCCTTTATTCCGAAGAGAAAAAGTGCTGAAAGCAAAAGTAATTTTATATTTCTTTTTTTACCAGAGTAGATCCACTTCTCAATTTCTGAGTACCCCAAAAAACACACAAACACGACAGGTATCACCGCCATGAGTGTTCTAATGGAATGAGGAATGCCCTCATTGGTTAAGGCGGCAGGAGCGTAAGAAATCGCAAAAACCGACGCAATATAGGCCCAGAAGAAATTACGTCTACGAATGATCTGTAAAAGTGCTGCAGCAAAACCAAGTAAATAGCATGGCAAAAAAAACTGATTCAATTCACCTTTGTATTGTGTGTGATGGCGAGAGTTTCCATCACCTTGAAAAAATAAAAAATCAGGCCCCATATGCTGAAAATATCTTGTCACAACACCCACGGGTTCCAGGGCTTTGACGACTTGAAATCTCTGCAAAGTTTTTTGTGCGTGAAGGAGATCATCAAAAGTGGGAATACCCAAAGCTATTGCTACTAAAACTGCTACGAATAAACCCTGGCATCTTTTTAATGAGAACGGGATTCCTTTAAGATGTATGAAAATAAAAGGAAATGGAAACCAGATGAAGTAGAGGGATTTACTGCCGTAGTACATGTACAAAAGTGAAGCCCAAAAGAGGGCGTGACCAAAACCTCGTGCTTTGGACTCAGGCTTTTCTATAAGCCACCAACCTGTGGCAATAAAGCCCATCATGACAAAGCAGACACCTGCAAATTCAATAGGAATACGGTGGGGCAACAACATCCATGAGGATACAAGCAAGAATAAAGTCATCAAAGGATACGCTAGTGGAAATCGAAACTTGGGAAATTCTTTTGAACGATAAATAAAGAATACCGCTGCAAAAATGGCCGTAGCCCCCATAAACATGCTGATGATACGCGAAGAGTACAGAGTCAGTGGATAAATGAAGTCAGAGAGCGCAAACGCATAGATGATTAAAGGTGGTCTATAATCGTTAAATGCGCGAAAGTACCATGGTAAAAAGGTCCCGTATTCATCGGCACCTGAAAGGCGAATACACAGAGCATTAAAAACATCGGTGACTGAGTCAAGATGATAACCCGTGGGCATTTCGCGGCTTTTATAAAAATAGACATAGACGGCAATAGCAAAGACAAGCATGTTTGCCACAACATGGATTTTTTTAAAGATAGATTTAAGCATCTTGAATAGATTTCGTAGTTTAGGGGTTGAAAGCAAGAGAATAATGACCTAAGCAGTTCGTGTATGAATCATAGGGACACATTTTGAATATTTTTGAACTTTCCAATAATCTTTTGTCAAAACTCAATGATTTAAAAGTCAATTCACCATCGCTGCATCTTGTTTTAGGTTCATCATTTTCTGACATCTTTTCTGAACAAAGTTTTAAGGCCCAGTGGGAAGAAAAAGCTCAAATTACATTTAGCGAAGCGGGGTTTAAAGGCTCAACAGCACCTGGACACCGTGGGGTTTTTCACTATCTGCAAAATAAAAAAACCAAGAGTACTATTACTTGTCAGGTAGGAAGGCTCCATGGATATGAAGGCACCACTCCTCAAGACGCTATCGCACCTGTACTTGCCCATCGGCTTTTGGGTACAAAAAAATTTATACTTACAAATGCTGCCGGTGCATTAACAAAAAAATTTAAAGTGGGATCTCTCATGATCATCAAAGATCATGTCAATCTCACAGGATTAAATCCGTTAGTTGGTGCAAATCCTGTGAATTCAGAAGGTATGCATTTGGGCCAGAGGTTTCCAGACATGAGTCAGGCCTATGACCTTGAGCTTTCAAATAAATTAGAAAATTATTTTAAAAAATCAGATCTTCAGGTGAATCACGGGGTGTATCTTGGACTTCTAGGACCAAGCTTTGAAACACCAGCCGAAATAAAACTTTTTTCACAATGGGGCTTACACGCAGTGGGAATGTCCACTGTTTGGGAGACCATTGCTCTTCGTCATGGAGGAGCCCGAGTTGCCGGAGTTTCACTGATCAGCAATTTGGGTTGTGGTTTAAGTGATGAACCTTTGAATCACGATGAGATTTTAAAAATATGCAAAACACCAACCCAGAAAATGCTTCAGTGTCTTTTAAATTTTGCTGAAAATGAAGGAGCAAGTGATGAGTGAGTTCAGTCTAGGAATTCATTGTGACTACCTTCTGACGATGAGCGGTGGCTCGGGTAAAGTTTTGCATGACCAGTTTATTGGAGTGAATGGAAGTCGCATCGCTACCATTGCTCCTTGGGGTGAAAACAATTGGAAATGTGACAAACTCATTAAGGCTAAAAATAAAATCGTTATGCCTGGCCTTATTAATGGGCACACGCATTTATGCATGTCACTATTTCGAGGCCTTGCCGACGATCTTCCCTTTCATCAGTGGCTACATGAATATATTTTGCCACTTGAAGCAAAACTCGTTGATGCTAAGTTTGTACGTGTCGGTACTCAATTGGCAGCTCTTGAATGTATTCAAAATGGCGTCACCACTGTGTGTGATATGTATTTTTTCGCTCAAGAAGTGGCAACGGTTTTAGATGAAGCAGGGCTTCGTGGATTAGTTTGCGAGGCTATTACTGATTTTCCGACTCCAGATAATAAAAACTTAGATGATAGTCACTTTAAAATATTACAGCAAATGTGCGACAAATATAAAAATCACGAGAGGATTCAACCTTGTGTTGGCCCCCACGCTCCCTACACGTGTAGCGATGATACAATTAAAAAATCAAAAGAATTTGCGCTTAAACATCAAATTCCTATTGTGATGCATGTATCTGAAACTCAAAATGAAGTTAATGAATCATTAAAAAAATATTCAAAAACTCCTGTGAAAAGACTTTTTGATCTCGGCCTTTTAACGAATAAAACTATTTTTGCACATTGTGTTTGCATCACTGACGAAGATATTGATCTTTTGCAAAAAACAGGGACTAGCGCAATTTATAATCCAGAATCAAATATGAAGTTGGGTTCAGGAGTTGCTCCGGTTCCTAAAATGCTCAAAGCTGGGATTAAAGTAGGCATTGGAACAGACGGCGCTGCTAGTAATAACGATTTAAGTATTCTCAGTGAAATGGATGTTGGGGCAAAACTACAAAAGCTCTCTCATCTAGACAACACCGCTCTGACAGGAATTGATACTTTGAGAATGGCTACAATTGGCGGAGCTGAAGCTTTAGGCATTTCAAAAAATGTCGGAAGCTTAGAGGTCGGCAAGTTTGCAGATATCATCTGCCTTGATTTAGACTCATCACATATGCGTCCACTTCACGATGTTGTTAGTCAAATTGTCTATACCGCATCAGCTGCAGATGTGGAAACAGTGATCTGTCATGGATCAGTTTTGATGGAAAATCGAGAAATCAAAACTCTTGATCGTGAGAAAATTTTTAAAGAAGTGGATGAATACTATCAAATCATTAAAGCGAGTTTGAAGTGATTGAACATAACATTGCGCAAAAAATTGTCGAGGTTTGCCAAAGGCTTCATGCCAAAAACATGTTAGCTGCTGCTGATGGAAATGTCAGTTACCGGGTCAATGATGAACAGATTTACATAACACCCACAGGAATCAACAAAGCTTTTATGAAGATTTCTGATATCGCAGTGATTGATATACGAAATCGCGTCTTAAGTGGCAAACCATCAGGTGAGCGCTTGATGCATCTTGAAGTTTTCAAGCAATGCCCCAAAGCCAAATGTGTTGTTCACGCTCACCCACCCCATGCAATTGCGTGGAGCGTGGCACATCCACAATTACAAGAATTGCCTTCGGAATGTTTGTCTGAGGTTATTTTAGCCGTCGGTAAAATTCCATTTGTCACTTATGCAAGACCAGGTACTCAAGAGATGGGGGAAAACTTAAAACCCTTTTTACCACAATACCGCACAATGATCTTGGCGCGCCATGGGGCTTTGAGTTGGGGTGAGAGTATTAATGAGGCGTATAATGGAATGGAACGCCTTGAGCATTCAGCACAAATTCTACAAATTGCACATACTCTGGGTGGTCTTACTAATTTATCGCAAGAAGAAGTTCAAGCCCTCAAAGAAATGCGCAGACAAATTGGAGAAAAAACTTTGTGAAAAATCTCATATCCATGGGATTAAAAGTTGAAGCAGGTCGTGTCTTCGTACTCGATCAAGAAATACTTCCTCAAAATGAAATCTGGCTTGAATGTAAAACGCCAAATGACATGATCAATTTTATTAAGTCCCTTAAAATTAGAGGGGCTCCCCTCATCGGGGTTGGAGCCGCAATTGCATTAGCTCAATATGCAGAAAAATTAAAAACATCAAAAAAAAATTCAGATAATATGATTCAAATGATCCTTACGGCGGCTCACCAACTGCGAGATGCACGACCCACGGCTGTGAATCTTATGGCAGCCGTTGATCGCGTTATTTTAAAACAGCCACTTAATGCCTTAACTGTTGGGAACATCGTTAGATCAGCTGAAGATCTGTTTGACGAGGATGTAGCACTTTGTGAAGCAATGGCTGTTAACGGGGCAAATGTAATTGAAGATGGTGACAATATTCTCACTCATTGTAACACGGGTGGATTAGCCACAGCAGGTATTGGGACAGCACTTGGAGTTATAGCTCGTAGTTTTAAAAATGGAAAAATAATCCATGTGTATGTCGATGAAACCCGCCCACTCCTTCAAGGCGCAAGGTTAACAACCTGGGAACTTCAAAAACTCAAAATCCCCTTCACATTGATATGCGATAATATGGCCGCCATGTTGATGAAGCAGGATAAAGTTCAAAAAATCATCGTGGGTTCAGATCGTATTGCTAGTAATGGTGATTTTGCCAATAAGATTGGCACTTATAGTGTTGCAGTTAATGCTCATCACCATAAAATTCCATTTTACGTAGCTGCACCCTGGACCACCATTGATTGGTCTTGTTCTTCTGGGAATCATATTCCTATTGAAGAACGTCATGCAAAAGAAGTTCGTTATCCTTCAGCACCAGAGGGTTGTGCTGTGTACAATCCTGCATTTGATGTTACCCCCCATGAACTAGTAACGGGGTATATTTTAGATCGTGGATTTTTCAAAGATTGGAATCAAGCTAAGTTGTTAAATGATAAATCTTAAACGTCACCGAACAAATATTTGGGTGGCCCAAGTAAGATAATTAGTCAGCACCGACTAATTATCTTATTCGAAGCTTGCTCAAGGCAGAACCACTTTTTTGGACTATAAATGTAAATCCGAAAGCAAAGGCAGCGTAATAATAGCCTGTAAACATTTGCATGTACCTTTCTTCGACAAAATACGCAAATGACAAAAAGAGATAAAATCCTACGAGCATCAAAACAAGTGCTGACGTCACAACTCTATACCGCAGCCAGAGAATAACGATCCCTAGCACCACAATCAGAAGCCACAGAGCCTCTAGCACAGGATGGTCAGCCAGATAATATGTCTTAAGTTTGAGGGTCCACAACTTTGACATGGTTTCTTTGATGCCATATCTTATTTGAAAAAGAGGATTATGTTGTTTTAGGATCTTCCCGATAATGGGTAGTTCGTACGCCCTGAAGAAAATGACTTCACCGGTCTTAGTATCAATAATGGGATGAGCATCCGTGTTGTTAATAAATTCGCTACCAGCCCCCGCCCAAGATTCTTTTGACGGATCAAGATTTGGATCGTGTGACGCTTCAAGATATCTCTTGGTAATAAGTTTTTGCAAACGCCCGAATTTATCAACATACGGGTCAACATTAGCCGGCGCTGGAAGAGTAAAATATTTCGAATACGTCAACAATTCATTGAATAGCGTACCTTCGGGATACATTTGCATTGTGGTAAGGCCTGTAATTGCAGTTACTCCCAACGCCGTCATGAGATTTTTAAATTGCAGGGGTTTAAGTTTCTTGGTCAAAAATAAAAGAACCAATAGTGGCCCAACCAAGAACCCAACAAAAATGCACGAGACCTGCTTAATATGACATGCCAAAATTATGAACAACACACATGCGATCAAATAACGCCTGCGATGATGTCGAGCAAAAAGCGATAGAAGCAAAGTTATACCAATCAGAGAGAACAGTAAGGCCAGAAAAAATTCAGAGAAATTATACCCTGAATAAAAAGAAAAATGATTTGTAGGATCCAAAAATGGGATAAGAAGACCTAAAGCCGGAAGATAACCAAAATGCTTCAGAAATGTCGCAAATACAACCAAGATAAAAAGTGCCAAAATCAAAGGCTGAAAGAATCTGGTTGAGCAAGCATTATAAGCTCCCGTAGCTCTCATGCCCAATGAGATCAAAAACGGATACGCTGCCTGCCTGAGAAAATGAGGCAATCCA is a genomic window of Oligoflexia bacterium containing:
- a CDS encoding WD40 repeat domain-containing protein: MAGIIIIFILMQLITFSIENYRHRESWQSCQAPGSGSADSFNNYALWFAGKQPVWRESYIFRSRPDFNPFLTKTSLAFHPKGNTLVSAGGDGYIKFWNRVGEPLGEPINAQQEALSSIAFSPNGKVFATGGWDGTIRLWNIDDHSLKLSIQTGQIAVSAVAFTPEGTQVISGGWDGTLRLWTLDGKSVGEPMRGHESSISGIAFSPDQKIIASSSMDWSVRLWTRGGKFVSKIIQEPDSVEGVVFRKNGSLLAGAINANVIDCSQKGDIGKWECHSLFQHMPYQILGIALSPDQTTIALAGGMEDGAIHLWLDKVGTQKAKDLEGHSNSVTAVVFSPDGQLVAGGARDGGIRIWNVNGNLVKDISAHKGFEPGKTFGLPHFLRQAAYPFLISLGMRATGAYNACSTRFFQPLILALFILVVFATFLKHFGYLPALGLLIPFLDPTNHFSFYSGYNFSEFFLALLFSLIGITLLLSLFARHHRRRYLIACVLFIILACHIKQVSCIFVGFLVGPLLVLLFLTKKLKPLQFKNLMTALGVTAITGLTTMQMYPEGTLFNELLTYSKYFTLPAPANVDPYVDKFGRLQKLITKRYLEASHDPNLDPSKESWAGAGSEFINNTDAHPIIDTKTGEVIFFRAYELPIIGKILKQHNPLFQIRYGIKETMSKLWTLKLKTYYLADHPVLEALWLLIVVLGIVILWLRYRVVTSALVLMLVGFYLFLSFAYFVEERYMQMFTGYYYAAFAFGFTFIVQKSGSALSKLRIR
- the mtnA gene encoding S-methyl-5-thioribose-1-phosphate isomerase translates to MKNLISMGLKVEAGRVFVLDQEILPQNEIWLECKTPNDMINFIKSLKIRGAPLIGVGAAIALAQYAEKLKTSKKNSDNMIQMILTAAHQLRDARPTAVNLMAAVDRVILKQPLNALTVGNIVRSAEDLFDEDVALCEAMAVNGANVIEDGDNILTHCNTGGLATAGIGTALGVIARSFKNGKIIHVYVDETRPLLQGARLTTWELQKLKIPFTLICDNMAAMLMKQDKVQKIIVGSDRIASNGDFANKIGTYSVAVNAHHHKIPFYVAAPWTTIDWSCSSGNHIPIEERHAKEVRYPSAPEGCAVYNPAFDVTPHELVTGYILDRGFFKDWNQAKLLNDKS
- a CDS encoding class II aldolase/adducin family protein gives rise to the protein MIEHNIAQKIVEVCQRLHAKNMLAAADGNVSYRVNDEQIYITPTGINKAFMKISDIAVIDIRNRVLSGKPSGERLMHLEVFKQCPKAKCVVHAHPPHAIAWSVAHPQLQELPSECLSEVILAVGKIPFVTYARPGTQEMGENLKPFLPQYRTMILARHGALSWGESINEAYNGMERLEHSAQILQIAHTLGGLTNLSQEEVQALKEMRRQIGEKTL
- a CDS encoding amidohydrolase, giving the protein MSEFSLGIHCDYLLTMSGGSGKVLHDQFIGVNGSRIATIAPWGENNWKCDKLIKAKNKIVMPGLINGHTHLCMSLFRGLADDLPFHQWLHEYILPLEAKLVDAKFVRVGTQLAALECIQNGVTTVCDMYFFAQEVATVLDEAGLRGLVCEAITDFPTPDNKNLDDSHFKILQQMCDKYKNHERIQPCVGPHAPYTCSDDTIKKSKEFALKHQIPIVMHVSETQNEVNESLKKYSKTPVKRLFDLGLLTNKTIFAHCVCITDEDIDLLQKTGTSAIYNPESNMKLGSGVAPVPKMLKAGIKVGIGTDGAASNNDLSILSEMDVGAKLQKLSHLDNTALTGIDTLRMATIGGAEALGISKNVGSLEVGKFADIICLDLDSSHMRPLHDVVSQIVYTASAADVETVICHGSVLMENREIKTLDREKIFKEVDEYYQIIKASLK
- a CDS encoding purine-nucleoside phosphorylase yields the protein MNIFELSNNLLSKLNDLKVNSPSLHLVLGSSFSDIFSEQSFKAQWEEKAQITFSEAGFKGSTAPGHRGVFHYLQNKKTKSTITCQVGRLHGYEGTTPQDAIAPVLAHRLLGTKKFILTNAAGALTKKFKVGSLMIIKDHVNLTGLNPLVGANPVNSEGMHLGQRFPDMSQAYDLELSNKLENYFKKSDLQVNHGVYLGLLGPSFETPAEIKLFSQWGLHAVGMSTVWETIALRHGGARVAGVSLISNLGCGLSDEPLNHDEILKICKTPTQKMLQCLLNFAENEGASDE
- a CDS encoding methyltransferase domain-containing protein, which codes for MKTTWDYSDLANAYLMRPDYSDSAIDDMLKIAGIQKGAKVCDVGAGVAHLTLKLAVRGLDVTAVEPNDAMRANGIKRTADFPKVRWFEGTGEQSGQPANTYEMVTFGSSFNVTDRTAALKESIRILKPNGWFACMWNHRDLKDPIQSKIESIIKSVISDYDYGTRRADQTDFLNESGMLRELHKVEGRVLHTQSVEDCLEAWRSHATLHRQAGPKFKLIIEKISEALDQTKLSKIQIPYTTNIWVAQVK